Proteins co-encoded in one Marinomonas sp. IMCC 4694 genomic window:
- a CDS encoding methyltransferase, producing the protein MTAFQPRFNTLDRWLHDHALLWQFDTFLRLDTPWKAAFPDLAAYLEQVALTELHSERFYDDVFCLCPSLAVSRDWTRPALTPLPPKQEQTHLMPSYVANGIKGRKWAQIQAFVGHTPVAKQYLEWCAGKGHLGKLLAFEHGCPVHSLEWQKTLCDAGEQEAKRLKIAQTFTHANVLKHQGQAALQDTDCVVALHACGDLHRVLLEQAVDARTQQVCISPCCYHLTQDAEYQPLSTSAKQSALTLRQADLKLAVKEVATAGAREQRLKQLELTYRLGFDAWQRTARQQDHYLPVPSIQKAILTQGFTAFCHWAAEQKQLSALLNQVPCDGFESMGEQRYQHVQKLEAISQLFRPALEYWLVLDRALFLEENGYCVDIGPFCDKNLTPRNWMIRASLGTEQKLR; encoded by the coding sequence ATGACTGCTTTTCAACCGCGTTTTAACACACTCGACCGCTGGCTACATGACCACGCTTTACTCTGGCAATTCGATACCTTTTTGCGCCTCGATACCCCATGGAAAGCGGCTTTCCCAGATTTGGCGGCGTATCTTGAACAGGTTGCGTTAACCGAACTCCACAGCGAGCGCTTTTACGACGACGTGTTTTGCCTATGTCCAAGTTTGGCTGTATCGCGAGATTGGACTCGTCCGGCTCTCACCCCTTTACCGCCGAAGCAAGAACAGACTCACCTAATGCCAAGCTATGTGGCGAACGGTATAAAAGGGCGAAAATGGGCGCAAATTCAAGCCTTTGTCGGCCATACGCCCGTAGCGAAACAGTACCTTGAGTGGTGTGCGGGCAAAGGGCATTTAGGCAAGCTGTTGGCGTTTGAACATGGCTGCCCCGTACACAGCCTAGAGTGGCAAAAAACGCTGTGTGACGCCGGCGAGCAAGAAGCCAAACGACTAAAAATAGCGCAAACTTTTACCCACGCCAATGTGCTCAAACATCAAGGCCAAGCGGCTTTGCAAGACACCGACTGTGTCGTGGCGTTGCATGCTTGTGGCGATTTGCATCGAGTTTTGCTCGAACAAGCCGTCGATGCACGCACGCAGCAAGTGTGTATTTCGCCTTGTTGTTATCACCTAACCCAAGACGCCGAATACCAGCCTTTGTCGACGTCGGCCAAGCAATCGGCGCTCACGCTTCGACAAGCCGATTTAAAACTCGCTGTCAAGGAAGTGGCCACGGCAGGTGCCCGTGAGCAGCGACTTAAACAACTCGAGCTTACTTACCGACTCGGCTTTGATGCATGGCAGCGCACCGCTCGCCAACAAGATCATTACCTGCCAGTGCCTTCCATACAAAAAGCCATATTAACTCAAGGCTTTACCGCATTTTGCCACTGGGCTGCAGAGCAAAAACAGCTTTCAGCCCTTTTGAACCAAGTGCCCTGTGACGGCTTTGAAAGTATGGGTGAACAACGCTATCAGCACGTCCAAAAACTCGAAGCCATCAGCCAGCTTTTTCGCCCGGCATTGGAATACTGGCTTGTTCTCGATCGTGCTCTGTTTTTAGAGGAAAATGGCTACTGCGTTGACATCGGCCCTTTTTGTGATAAAAATCTCACCCCTCGAAACTGGATGATAAGAGCCTCGCTTGGCACAGAACAAAAACTGCGCTAG
- a CDS encoding WYL domain-containing protein, with protein sequence MDTAQRYWMLELIAFWEGQINTKPLMAALGLTRQSVSHLLTQYQHEFPNALTYDTTRKAYQVTDDFVPYYIDQTVDEYFAWLNFGRIPTFSQEPTQRTQYRIDPLPRFVSPQVMRPLLKAVKDHAAVDCEYLSVASSDPQGRLLYPHSFVKTANRWHVRAYCALRDQYLDFVLSRFQSVAYDGDPAVQTQEQDVLWTTQVPLILSPDPRLTDKQKNVLENDYGMTNGQLHITTRAALVKYTLDDLQIKTKMLEANPQAQQLVCVNYTDIKQWLYD encoded by the coding sequence ATGGACACAGCGCAACGTTACTGGATGCTCGAACTCATTGCCTTTTGGGAAGGGCAAATTAACACCAAACCCCTCATGGCCGCCCTTGGTTTAACGCGGCAGAGCGTCAGCCATTTACTGACCCAATATCAACACGAGTTTCCTAACGCGCTAACCTACGACACCACACGTAAAGCCTATCAAGTGACCGACGACTTCGTCCCATACTACATCGATCAAACCGTAGATGAATACTTTGCATGGCTGAACTTTGGCCGCATTCCTACCTTTTCTCAAGAACCCACTCAGCGCACCCAATATCGTATAGACCCTTTGCCGCGCTTTGTTTCACCTCAAGTGATGCGGCCATTATTAAAAGCCGTTAAAGACCATGCTGCGGTAGACTGTGAATACTTATCGGTCGCCAGCAGCGACCCACAAGGCCGCTTGTTATACCCGCATTCCTTCGTCAAAACTGCCAACCGCTGGCATGTTCGAGCGTACTGCGCCCTGCGTGATCAATACCTCGACTTCGTACTCAGCCGCTTTCAAAGCGTCGCTTACGACGGTGATCCTGCCGTGCAAACCCAAGAACAAGACGTTCTTTGGACGACACAAGTGCCCTTGATATTGTCCCCAGACCCCCGCCTTACCGACAAACAAAAAAACGTCCTCGAAAACGACTACGGCATGACCAACGGCCAACTGCACATCACCACCCGCGCCGCTCTAGTGAAATACACCCTCGACGACCTGCAAATCAAAACCAAAATGCTCGAAGCCAACCCACAGGCCCAACAACTCGTCTGTGTAAACTATACCGACATAAAACAATGGTTATACGACTGA
- the cas1f gene encoding type I-F CRISPR-associated endonuclease Cas1f, which yields MEQFSPSDMKAILHSKRANMYYLEYCRVMQKDGRVLYLTETLSNKKAGENQYFNIPIANTTVLLLGNGTSITQAAMRMLAQAGVLVGFCGGGGTPLYMACEVEWFTPQSEYRPTEYLHGWLQFWFDDGKRLEAAKTFQRTRLDYLERIWTKDKDLKSEGFALQDSILQTSFQIFHNRTDAATKQSDLLLTEAQLTKALYKYAANAVNIEGFKREHQGSTKNSNDKANDFLNHGNYLAYGLAACCLWVLGIPHGFAVMHGKTRRGALVFDVADLIKDAIVLPWAFICAKENATEQEFRQQVLQKFTDHKALDFMFDTVKSLALQSQGEE from the coding sequence ATGGAACAGTTTTCACCATCAGACATGAAAGCCATATTGCACTCCAAGCGCGCCAATATGTATTACCTAGAATATTGTCGCGTCATGCAAAAAGATGGGCGCGTTCTTTACCTGACTGAAACACTTTCTAATAAGAAGGCAGGAGAAAACCAATATTTTAATATCCCGATTGCCAACACAACAGTACTTCTTCTTGGTAACGGCACCTCTATCACCCAAGCCGCCATGCGTATGCTCGCTCAAGCCGGAGTATTAGTTGGGTTTTGTGGCGGTGGTGGAACGCCGCTTTATATGGCATGTGAAGTCGAATGGTTCACGCCTCAGAGTGAATATCGCCCCACCGAGTACCTGCATGGTTGGTTGCAATTTTGGTTTGATGACGGCAAACGCCTAGAAGCGGCAAAGACATTTCAAAGAACACGATTAGATTATTTAGAACGTATTTGGACAAAAGACAAAGACCTCAAAAGTGAGGGTTTTGCATTGCAAGACTCGATTTTGCAAACGTCTTTCCAAATTTTTCACAATCGCACCGATGCGGCGACCAAGCAGTCTGACTTATTGCTGACAGAAGCCCAACTTACCAAAGCACTTTATAAATACGCCGCGAATGCTGTGAACATTGAAGGTTTTAAGCGTGAGCATCAAGGCTCGACAAAAAATAGCAACGACAAAGCCAACGACTTCTTAAACCACGGCAATTATCTTGCCTATGGCTTAGCCGCTTGTTGTTTGTGGGTGCTTGGCATACCTCATGGTTTTGCTGTTATGCATGGCAAAACCCGACGCGGTGCCTTGGTGTTCGATGTCGCGGACTTGATAAAAGATGCCATCGTGCTGCCTTGGGCTTTTATTTGTGCCAAAGAAAACGCCACAGAACAAGAATTTCGTCAGCAGGTACTGCAAAAATTCACCGACCATAAAGCGCTGGATTTTATGTTTGATACGGTGAAATCCCTAGCATTACAAAGCCAAGGAGAAGAGTGA
- a CDS encoding KilA-N domain-containing protein, translating into MASKNKVVSILGESITITDDDYISLTNMLKVKEGDFFISDWLRNRNTVEYLGIWERIHNPDFNYGEFATIKSLEQK; encoded by the coding sequence ATGGCTAGCAAGAACAAAGTAGTAAGCATCCTAGGTGAAAGCATCACAATAACCGATGATGACTATATTTCATTGACCAATATGCTCAAGGTAAAAGAGGGAGATTTTTTTATTTCAGATTGGCTTCGCAACCGCAACACAGTGGAGTATTTAGGCATTTGGGAACGCATCCACAACCCAGATTTTAATTATGGCGAATTCGCCACAATTAAAAGTTTGGAGCAAAAATAA
- the cas3f gene encoding type I-F CRISPR-associated helicase Cas3f codes for MMVTFVSQCEKNSLKKTRRVLDAFANRIGDNTWQTLITEDGLLTVKKMLRKTASKNTAVSCHWIRSRSRSQFLWVVGNKTKFNEQGVVPVNSTRRDLLKSEMENDWHYLPLIKALASLAALLHDWGKATKLFQEKLSPNSKNKFKGDPIRHEWISLLLLRAFVQTTNSATDDEWLEKLYQGNIDEEQLKILVQNSALTPLANLPPIAQLIAWLIVSHHRLPSLFKDQSGIYKSEQAQSMNIMLRRITKEWGYENRQNEAEYQKRLKSCFSFPNGLLSNSNQWLKNVKRWSKHLIENKAYALKSIENGSYRLVLNHARLCLMLGDHYYSSQDAAKGWEDTTGLFANTDKNTQELKQKLDEHLVGVAQHSARIAHLLPAFENEPPFAEDIQTLRKASPKAFQWQDKAVNKITEYYRSIEPNKLKQGFFAVNMASTGCGKTFANAKVMRALSKDQKSLRFVLALGLRTLTLQTGREYRDRVGLDNSELAVLIGSRAVMELDQRNVALQIKESNESSGSESQESLLNEDVDFDCAIPEHALTTVLTKQRDKQFLYAPVLACTIDHLMSATETKRGGRYILPTLRLMSSDLVIDEIDDFTGDDLIAIGRLIHLAGMLGRKVMISSATIPPHMAEGYFKAYRDGWRLYCQTRDASPIIGCAWIDEFATEVQSNSAENLESAILSYRDNHAGFIQKRVEKLGKQPAKRKADIASCQSIIEQHKTQRQQDVDVVESKQGAYFSVIFQQACLKHEAHYFEDPVTQLRVSFGVVRMANISPCVALTKYLLTKALPSHIEVRVMAYHSQQVMLLRSEQERHLDEVLKRKEKSGELPNALKNSIIRQHVKRIQQNQPDVRNVLFILVATPVEEVGRDHDFDWAVIEPSSYRAIIQLAGRVRRHREDKVESTNIALMQYNWKGIRDTQREDSIVFNRPGFEENSLCLAHHNLDDLLDVEQIGKRLDAIPRIQLSDHLTAKYMRNVSETNRLSELEHIATWRWLANYKTTGSDAQIGPHTLQGWLNQHWFLTALPQILTPFRQSQASLNTYLVFSEPHQASFFCEKDDDGHVINREAILNIRRESLDDFAMAKLWLTRDFDQSCITLASEKDLSQKVVSIRYGELNFPHNEKKQYVYNDQLGLVKL; via the coding sequence ATGATGGTGACCTTTGTTTCTCAGTGCGAGAAAAACTCGCTCAAAAAAACACGGCGTGTTCTTGATGCCTTTGCCAACCGAATTGGCGACAACACCTGGCAAACTCTTATTACTGAAGATGGGCTTTTAACCGTCAAAAAAATGCTACGTAAAACCGCCAGCAAAAACACCGCCGTAAGCTGCCACTGGATACGCTCACGGTCGAGAAGTCAGTTTTTATGGGTAGTGGGGAATAAAACGAAATTTAATGAACAGGGTGTAGTGCCAGTGAATAGTACACGAAGAGATTTGCTAAAAAGTGAAATGGAAAACGATTGGCATTATTTGCCATTAATTAAAGCATTAGCAAGTTTAGCCGCGCTCCTACATGACTGGGGTAAAGCGACTAAACTGTTTCAAGAAAAGCTATCGCCGAACAGTAAAAATAAGTTCAAAGGTGATCCCATTCGACACGAATGGATCTCGCTTTTATTACTGCGTGCATTTGTTCAAACAACCAATAGCGCAACAGATGACGAATGGTTGGAAAAGCTTTACCAAGGAAATATCGACGAAGAACAACTAAAGATACTCGTTCAAAATTCGGCTTTAACGCCGTTAGCAAACTTGCCGCCGATAGCCCAGCTGATTGCATGGTTAATTGTTTCTCATCACCGCTTGCCTTCTTTATTTAAAGATCAATCTGGTATTTACAAAAGCGAGCAAGCGCAATCTATGAATATCATGTTGCGGCGCATCACCAAAGAGTGGGGTTATGAAAATCGTCAAAACGAAGCAGAATACCAAAAACGTTTAAAAAGCTGTTTTAGCTTCCCCAATGGATTGTTAAGCAACTCAAATCAGTGGCTGAAAAACGTCAAGCGTTGGTCTAAACATCTTATCGAAAATAAAGCTTATGCCCTGAAAAGTATCGAGAATGGCAGCTATCGTCTGGTATTGAATCACGCTCGTTTGTGCTTAATGTTGGGGGATCATTATTACTCTTCTCAAGACGCCGCTAAAGGGTGGGAAGACACCACAGGACTGTTTGCCAATACAGATAAAAACACCCAAGAATTGAAGCAAAAGCTAGATGAGCACTTAGTGGGTGTTGCCCAGCATTCAGCCAGAATTGCTCACTTGCTCCCTGCTTTTGAAAACGAGCCACCTTTTGCCGAAGACATCCAAACGTTACGAAAAGCAAGCCCGAAAGCGTTTCAATGGCAAGATAAGGCCGTTAATAAAATCACCGAATATTATCGAAGCATTGAACCCAATAAACTCAAGCAAGGTTTTTTTGCCGTTAATATGGCCAGCACGGGTTGTGGCAAAACCTTTGCTAACGCCAAAGTTATGCGGGCATTGTCCAAGGATCAGAAAAGTTTACGTTTTGTATTAGCGTTGGGGCTTCGTACCTTGACCTTGCAAACAGGACGAGAATATCGAGACAGAGTGGGCTTAGACAACAGCGAATTGGCCGTACTGATCGGCTCTCGTGCCGTGATGGAGTTAGATCAGCGTAATGTGGCGTTACAAATAAAAGAGTCTAATGAAAGTTCTGGTTCAGAGTCACAAGAGTCACTATTAAACGAAGATGTTGACTTTGATTGCGCCATTCCAGAGCACGCCTTAACGACGGTGTTAACCAAGCAGCGAGACAAGCAGTTTCTGTATGCTCCAGTGCTTGCTTGTACGATAGATCATCTCATGTCGGCCACAGAGACTAAGCGGGGCGGTCGTTACATATTACCGACTTTGCGGCTGATGTCTTCAGATCTTGTGATCGACGAAATTGACGACTTCACCGGAGACGACTTAATCGCCATCGGTCGGTTGATCCACCTAGCTGGCATGTTAGGGCGTAAAGTGATGATTTCTTCCGCCACGATTCCACCTCACATGGCAGAAGGTTACTTTAAAGCCTATCGGGATGGCTGGCGTTTATACTGTCAAACTCGCGATGCTAGCCCTATTATTGGCTGTGCTTGGATCGATGAATTTGCTACCGAAGTACAGAGTAACAGTGCAGAGAATCTTGAAAGTGCCATTTTGTCTTATAGAGACAATCATGCGGGCTTCATTCAGAAGCGGGTGGAAAAATTAGGCAAGCAACCCGCAAAACGTAAAGCGGACATTGCTTCTTGCCAAAGTATTATTGAGCAACATAAGACCCAAAGGCAACAGGATGTCGATGTTGTTGAGAGTAAGCAAGGTGCGTATTTTAGTGTGATTTTTCAACAAGCATGCTTAAAGCATGAAGCGCACTATTTTGAAGATCCAGTAACTCAGTTAAGAGTCTCTTTTGGTGTAGTACGTATGGCGAACATCTCGCCGTGTGTTGCCCTGACCAAGTATCTACTTACCAAGGCATTACCTAGTCATATCGAAGTGCGTGTTATGGCGTATCACAGTCAACAAGTTATGTTGTTGCGCTCTGAGCAAGAACGTCATTTGGACGAAGTGCTCAAACGCAAAGAGAAATCGGGCGAATTACCAAACGCACTAAAAAATTCAATTATTAGACAACATGTAAAGCGTATTCAGCAAAATCAACCAGACGTGCGCAATGTGCTCTTTATCTTAGTCGCTACGCCGGTTGAAGAAGTAGGGCGAGACCATGATTTTGATTGGGCCGTCATAGAACCTTCCTCTTACCGTGCCATTATTCAGCTCGCAGGGCGTGTGAGACGGCATCGAGAGGATAAAGTAGAGAGCACTAACATTGCGCTCATGCAATACAACTGGAAGGGCATTCGTGATACACAGCGAGAAGATTCAATTGTATTTAATCGACCTGGATTTGAAGAAAATAGCCTTTGCCTAGCACACCATAACCTAGATGATCTGCTCGATGTGGAGCAAATTGGCAAACGTCTGGATGCGATACCAAGAATTCAATTATCCGATCATTTAACCGCTAAATACATGCGTAACGTATCAGAAACCAACAGATTATCAGAACTCGAACACATCGCCACATGGCGCTGGTTAGCAAATTATAAAACGACAGGCAGCGATGCGCAGATTGGCCCTCACACTCTTCAAGGTTGGTTGAATCAGCATTGGTTTTTAACGGCTTTACCACAAATACTGACACCCTTTCGTCAAAGCCAAGCCAGTCTAAATACATATTTGGTATTTAGTGAACCACACCAAGCGAGCTTCTTCTGTGAAAAAGATGATGACGGCCATGTGATTAATCGAGAAGCTATACTCAATATTCGGCGGGAATCTCTAGACGATTTCGCTATGGCAAAGCTGTGGTTAACACGTGACTTTGATCAAAGTTGTATCACGTTGGCCTCAGAAAAAGACCTAAGCCAAAAAGTCGTTTCTATTCGCTATGGTGAATTGAATTTTCCTCATAATGAAAAGAAACAGTACGTTTATAACGATCAATTAGGGCTAGTAAAGCTATAA
- the csy1 gene encoding type I-F CRISPR-associated protein Csy1 — protein sequence MDQSISAFFEERKAAWLKKNLSASMSELEVTEKEQECESVFALKNWLPNAAKRAGQMSISTHPSKFSHPSTGVGEKNKKNYTFVTPIIFYGRKKSDGFLRTGNVAVAADALGNAAALDVYKFLTLITDDGQSVLQHLEQDSELAQVLLTFPNADEEHSYQTVKQGFLAMSANDDEVITNSKIKQVYFPIAKQHGETTYHQLSLLTASGIIFELRQRLDKMRFGEEIKRARDKRKSNEYHNGFREIYDLTTIGYGGTKPRNISVLNNQNGGKAHLLMSVPPALKNRDTHFPKVDFFQQSVHYFQCRALFHQLHTLYKRDDNNMHIRADRDELYQQIIDHLIEKMWQVRAVASEQYIDSASQLSKAQTTWLCPQGETLREMSDDWLDEIIQSITTFVFYGYEKVLGKKAIKLGLAERKHMEKIAEENKGALR from the coding sequence ATGGATCAAAGTATCTCGGCTTTCTTTGAAGAAAGAAAAGCGGCTTGGTTAAAGAAAAACCTAAGTGCATCTATGTCAGAACTGGAAGTCACCGAAAAAGAGCAAGAATGTGAGAGCGTGTTTGCGCTAAAAAACTGGTTGCCGAATGCAGCAAAAAGAGCAGGGCAAATGTCTATCTCGACTCATCCCAGTAAGTTTAGTCATCCAAGTACTGGAGTAGGTGAGAAGAATAAGAAGAATTATACGTTTGTGACTCCTATAATTTTTTATGGGCGAAAGAAGAGTGATGGTTTTTTGCGAACAGGCAATGTTGCCGTAGCGGCGGATGCACTGGGTAATGCCGCCGCCCTTGACGTGTACAAATTCCTGACCCTGATTACGGACGATGGACAAAGCGTATTGCAACACTTGGAACAAGACTCTGAATTAGCGCAAGTCTTACTCACCTTCCCGAATGCCGATGAAGAACACAGTTATCAGACAGTAAAACAAGGCTTTTTAGCCATGTCGGCAAACGATGATGAGGTGATTACCAACTCCAAAATTAAACAAGTGTATTTTCCTATTGCCAAGCAACATGGCGAAACAACCTATCATCAACTATCGCTACTCACGGCATCGGGGATTATTTTCGAACTGCGTCAACGCCTCGACAAGATGCGCTTTGGCGAAGAAATAAAACGTGCCCGAGACAAGAGAAAATCCAATGAATACCACAACGGTTTCCGTGAAATATACGATTTAACCACTATCGGATATGGCGGTACCAAGCCACGAAATATCAGCGTATTGAATAACCAAAATGGGGGCAAAGCCCACCTTTTAATGAGCGTACCACCCGCGTTAAAAAACCGCGATACGCACTTCCCTAAAGTCGATTTTTTCCAACAAAGCGTGCATTACTTCCAATGCAGAGCGTTATTTCATCAGCTGCATACGCTCTATAAACGAGACGATAATAACATGCACATTCGGGCAGATAGAGACGAGCTATACCAGCAGATCATTGATCATCTTATTGAAAAAATGTGGCAGGTACGAGCCGTTGCCTCAGAGCAATACATAGACAGCGCCAGTCAATTATCCAAAGCGCAGACAACATGGCTATGCCCACAAGGTGAAACCTTAAGAGAAATGTCAGACGATTGGCTAGATGAAATTATTCAATCGATCACCACTTTTGTATTTTATGGTTACGAAAAAGTATTAGGTAAAAAAGCCATCAAGTTAGGTCTTGCAGAGCGTAAGCATATGGAAAAAATAGCGGAAGAAAACAAGGGGGCACTGCGATGA
- the csy2 gene encoding type I-F CRISPR-associated protein Csy2, protein MSGEIKKLLIIPHLRVHNANALSSPFTIGFPAMTAWLGAVHALQRKLNAKNIPADFIATGVVCHDLNLQTHKGSNDFVHSIVGTGNPLDKTGARSSFIEEARCHLDVSLVIQFDKITLDEQEGLLFSVTQLLNSHMKIAGGDIQGFKAPFCLVCEEGKEDDMNKVKRALMPGYVLIERRELMVDAMESGADAIEALIDYLAIHHTCDRLIDEEENETIEWRRHRKLVNDKPAGWLVPIATGFHAISDVGEAKNQRDPDVPHRFAESIVTLGEFKMPHRLKRIEDMLWRYHTEGDVYLCHQASHAHLASATTVTDEDDESEF, encoded by the coding sequence ATGAGTGGTGAAATTAAGAAACTATTAATTATCCCGCACTTGCGTGTTCATAACGCCAATGCCTTATCTAGCCCATTTACCATTGGTTTTCCTGCCATGACAGCATGGCTTGGGGCGGTTCATGCATTACAGCGAAAGCTCAATGCTAAAAACATTCCCGCTGACTTTATAGCGACAGGTGTTGTTTGCCATGATCTTAATTTGCAAACCCATAAAGGGAGCAATGACTTTGTTCATTCTATCGTTGGTACTGGGAACCCACTGGATAAAACAGGCGCAAGATCGTCTTTCATCGAAGAAGCTCGCTGCCACCTTGATGTTAGCTTGGTGATTCAGTTCGACAAAATCACCCTAGATGAGCAAGAAGGCTTACTTTTTTCTGTCACACAGTTACTTAATTCCCACATGAAAATCGCAGGCGGTGATATACAAGGTTTCAAAGCACCGTTTTGCCTTGTCTGTGAAGAAGGCAAAGAGGACGACATGAACAAAGTAAAGCGCGCCTTAATGCCAGGGTATGTTTTGATCGAACGACGAGAACTCATGGTGGACGCCATGGAAAGCGGCGCTGATGCCATTGAAGCACTCATTGATTATCTAGCGATTCACCATACTTGTGATCGACTTATCGACGAAGAAGAAAATGAAACCATAGAATGGCGTAGACATCGAAAGCTTGTTAACGATAAACCCGCTGGCTGGCTCGTTCCCATCGCCACAGGGTTCCATGCTATCAGTGACGTTGGGGAGGCAAAAAATCAACGAGACCCAGACGTGCCACATCGCTTCGCAGAAAGTATAGTGACATTAGGTGAGTTCAAAATGCCCCATCGGCTCAAAAGAATAGAAGACATGTTATGGCGTTACCACACAGAGGGTGATGTATACCTTTGTCATCAAGCGTCTCATGCGCACTTAGCATCGGCCACAACGGTTACCGATGAAGACGACGAATCAGAATTCTGA
- the csy3 gene encoding type I-F CRISPR-associated protein Csy3: protein MAKNDTASVLAFEKKLVLSDGYMYGTTWADRSKISPLALKEKSVRGTISNRFKNTDKVAFAKDPAKLDAKVESANLQRVDACSLDLNQDTLNLQFTVKVLGGISKPSACNNANFKKSYSEAAKAYVEKHGFTELAHRYATNIANARFLWRNRVGAEKIEVHVTAKNSAVKESWTFDATQISTRHFDTQDAKIDQLTHVIAKALASEDDFILLDISCFTLMGRAQEVYPSEELVLDKGNDKNKKSKILYHVNDVAAMHSQKLGNALRTIDTWYPDYSDPELSVGPIAVEPYGAVTNLGKAFRTPKDKQDFYTFFDGWARGETLTRVEDEHYVIATLVRGGVFGESDK from the coding sequence ATGGCTAAAAATGACACAGCTTCCGTATTGGCATTTGAGAAAAAATTGGTACTAAGCGATGGCTATATGTATGGCACAACGTGGGCGGATCGCAGCAAAATCTCGCCTCTAGCATTAAAAGAAAAATCCGTACGTGGCACCATTTCAAATCGTTTTAAAAACACTGATAAGGTCGCTTTTGCAAAAGACCCAGCTAAGTTGGATGCGAAGGTTGAAAGTGCCAACTTACAACGAGTCGACGCTTGTTCGCTCGACCTAAATCAAGACACCTTGAATTTACAATTTACTGTCAAAGTACTCGGTGGCATTTCCAAACCATCGGCTTGTAACAACGCAAATTTTAAGAAAAGTTACAGTGAAGCGGCTAAGGCTTATGTAGAAAAGCACGGATTCACCGAGTTGGCTCATCGTTATGCTACCAACATTGCCAATGCGCGTTTCTTATGGCGTAACCGCGTTGGTGCAGAAAAAATTGAAGTGCATGTAACCGCGAAAAATAGCGCTGTCAAAGAGTCATGGACATTTGATGCTACCCAGATTAGTACGCGCCACTTTGACACCCAAGATGCCAAAATTGACCAGCTTACTCACGTTATTGCCAAAGCTTTGGCCAGCGAAGATGACTTTATTCTACTAGACATTAGCTGCTTTACATTAATGGGGCGTGCTCAAGAGGTGTATCCAAGTGAAGAGCTTGTCTTAGACAAGGGTAATGATAAAAACAAAAAGAGCAAAATTCTTTATCACGTGAATGATGTCGCCGCAATGCACTCACAAAAACTGGGTAATGCTTTGCGAACCATCGACACCTGGTACCCAGATTATAGTGATCCAGAGTTGTCTGTTGGCCCTATCGCTGTTGAACCTTACGGCGCCGTTACCAACCTTGGTAAAGCCTTCCGCACACCAAAAGACAAACAAGATTTTTATACCTTCTTTGATGGCTGGGCACGTGGAGAAACCTTAACTCGAGTTGAAGACGAACATTATGTTATAGCGACGTTAGTTCGTGGTGGTGTCTTCGGAGAGAGTGATAAATAA
- the cas6f gene encoding type I-F CRISPR-associated endoribonuclease Cas6/Csy4 has protein sequence MKHYIDITLLPSEDIGVHFLWSKLMMQVHLALVESQDDNQQVPVAVSFPKYQAKSQDKVGFIGNKLRLFANDKSDLEHLNLGKWLNRLDDYVHIKNIADVPNEVLGYESFNRRRKSGSPDKHIKRRMKRHDETVEQATAFFKGYSMAKEDKALPFIRMKSLHSDNEFCMSITRKETVPSSNSVKFNTYGLSAKGALPKF, from the coding sequence ATGAAGCACTATATAGACATAACCTTATTACCGAGTGAAGATATTGGCGTTCACTTTTTGTGGTCAAAGCTCATGATGCAAGTCCACCTTGCTCTTGTAGAATCTCAAGATGACAACCAGCAAGTGCCTGTCGCAGTGAGTTTTCCTAAATACCAAGCTAAGTCACAAGACAAAGTCGGTTTTATTGGAAATAAACTAAGACTGTTTGCAAATGATAAAAGCGATTTAGAACACTTGAATCTTGGAAAATGGTTAAATCGTCTTGATGACTACGTGCATATAAAAAACATAGCAGACGTTCCGAATGAGGTACTTGGCTATGAATCGTTTAATCGCCGGCGTAAATCGGGTTCGCCGGATAAACACATAAAGCGACGTATGAAGCGTCATGATGAAACAGTAGAGCAAGCAACCGCATTTTTTAAAGGGTACAGCATGGCTAAAGAAGATAAAGCGTTGCCCTTTATTCGAATGAAAAGCTTACATAGTGATAATGAGTTCTGCATGAGCATTACCCGAAAAGAGACTGTACCGTCGAGTAATAGCGTTAAATTCAATACGTATGGATTAAGTGCAAAAGGTGCTTTACCTAAGTTTTAA